TTGCCACCGCTGATGGCCTTGTACATGCCGGGAGGACCACAGACGAAGATCTTGATCTTGTCGCCCTCCTTGGGCTCAGGGAGGACCGTCTTGAGGAGCTCCTTGGTGATGTGGCCCTTGCCGCCCTGCCACTGCTCGGGAGGGTTGTCGAGGACGTAGAAGGCACGGAAGCGCTGGGGGTATGTGTTCTCGAGCTGCTCGAACTCACGCTTCAGCAGGATGTCTTCCTCGGAGATGTTTCCATAGACCAGCGTGACCTTGGTCTTGTCCTGGGGGTTCTTGAAGATGGCGCGGGCCGTCTGCCACATGGGGGTGATACCGGTACCACCTGCAATCAGGGCAATGTGGTCACTGGAATGCGACGTTAGCAAACGATTAGGGATGTGTACAAGAGGAACAGGTGTTCTTACAACTTGTTTTCCGACCACTGGTATTTGGGGATAGGGCCCTTGATGTCCAGACGCTGCCCGGGCTCGAGGTTGTGCATGTGCTCGGACATGGGGCCGTTGGGGTACTTCTTAATAATGAAGTCGACAGTGCCCTTCTGGTCCACGTCGCTGATAGGCGTGTAGGGGCGGATGACGGGCTTCTGCATGTCGGGGCCCTTGTACTTTGTGATGATGGCGGCTGGCGTGGACTTAGCAGACAGTCTCAGGTCGAGGGTTGCGTCAACGTACAGGCAACGGGCAGGCCGCTCTCCTGGTCCTCCTCGGGCAGCTTGAACGTCAGCTTCTTGGTGTTGTGGTTGACAATCTCCGACTTCTCGAGCACCAGCGACAGGAAGCCCTGGTCACCACCCGTAAAGGCCTTC
This genomic interval from Ascochyta rabiei chromosome 5, complete sequence contains the following:
- a CDS encoding Cytochrome-b5 reductase, with the translated sequence MFARQFFRPAKQLQQHVRRYASEAPKSGGNNTVLYAGVASAGLAGAYLYLRGGDAASGQAGAAPPSAEEGKIPRSTGEVKKAFTGGDQGFLSLVLEKSEIVNHNTKKLTFKLPEEDQESGLPVASAIITKYKGPDMQKPVIRPYTPISDVDQKGTVDFIIKKYPNGPMSEHMHNLEPGQRLDIKGPIPKYQWSENKFDHIALIAGGTGITPMWQTARAIFKNPQDKTKVTLVYGNISEEDILLKREFEQLENTYPQRFRAFYVLDNPPEQWQGGKGHITKELLKTVLPEPKEGDKIKIFVCGPPGMYKAISGGKKSPQDQGELDGYLKDLGYSKDQVYKF